In Caldisphaera lagunensis DSM 15908, a single genomic region encodes these proteins:
- a CDS encoding thiamine pyrophosphate-dependent enzyme has translation MSENKILRIKSLYDLPRDELFISGHGLCPGCTAGTIMRMLTKVTGKDTIIVNATGCVEVSTTRYPYSNWLVPWFHSAFENSGASASGIAAAIKAMKRKGLMDKNKDVKVVVVAGDGGTVDIGLQSLSGMLERKEPVMYVLYDNEAYMNTGIQRSGSTPHGAWTTTTPAGKVWRGEWRDKKDIAGIAAAHHIPYVATANPAYPMDMINKFARGLEVLNEGPSFIQVLMACTTGWRFDPALGITISRLATETGIFPLYEIDHDNFRVTFPVMKRKPVKEYLKLQGRFAHLTDDEINEIQKLVDQKVEAINKRAGKTVIGPIA, from the coding sequence ATGAGCGAAAATAAAATTTTAAGGATAAAAAGCCTTTATGATTTACCTAGAGACGAGCTGTTTATAAGCGGCCATGGTTTATGCCCAGGTTGTACTGCTGGAACAATAATGAGAATGTTAACAAAAGTAACCGGAAAAGATACAATAATAGTTAATGCAACCGGTTGTGTAGAAGTATCAACAACAAGATATCCATATTCAAATTGGTTAGTTCCATGGTTCCACTCAGCATTTGAAAATTCTGGGGCATCTGCAAGCGGTATAGCTGCTGCAATAAAAGCAATGAAAAGAAAAGGGTTAATGGATAAAAATAAAGACGTTAAAGTTGTTGTAGTAGCAGGAGATGGAGGAACAGTAGATATAGGTTTACAAAGCCTAAGCGGTATGCTAGAAAGAAAAGAACCTGTTATGTATGTTTTATATGATAACGAAGCATATATGAATACAGGTATTCAAAGGAGTGGTTCAACCCCGCATGGAGCATGGACTACAACAACTCCAGCGGGGAAAGTTTGGAGAGGTGAATGGAGGGATAAGAAAGATATAGCAGGTATAGCAGCTGCACATCATATTCCTTATGTTGCAACAGCAAACCCAGCTTATCCAATGGATATGATAAATAAGTTTGCTAGAGGACTTGAGGTATTAAATGAAGGGCCATCATTTATACAAGTTTTAATGGCATGCACAACGGGTTGGCGTTTTGATCCTGCTTTAGGCATTACTATATCTAGACTAGCAACTGAAACAGGTATATTCCCGCTTTATGAAATAGATCACGATAACTTCAGAGTAACTTTTCCAGTAATGAAGAGAAAACCTGTTAAAGAATATTTAAAACTACAGGGAAGATTTGCTCATTTAACTGATGATGAAATAAATGAAATACAGAAATTAGTTGATCAAAAAGTAGAGGCAATAAACAAAAGGGCTGGAAAAACAGTTATAGGACCAATTGCCTAA
- a CDS encoding carbon-nitrogen hydrolase family protein, with protein MLKMAIIHTRIKLGARRTNMKRLEELINRLIIEHEDIDLIYLPAYPLTGPIVGYYPNQKVKNILKNFAERLNGSEIQQNQTFMIVSKWSHEFGIYIIAGPIVERAGPRLYLTTFMSNPLGELAGKYRKIAITRSEEENGLTPGKTVEVFNIKKKNAYVGVFTDEDLGYPEIFKALSFIGANVIIGSMLPYESRFFKMKSESGTSMLTLDLESINNFLSVRSKETDLPVILVGGAVEGVNNSGYVAFMPTITSEPEIGVVKEKIISYDDIDLPIIVEVDTSTKPVQYDEISKLILKNLCRRNELNEKESDEI; from the coding sequence ATGCTAAAGATGGCAATAATTCACACAAGAATAAAACTAGGGGCAAGAAGAACTAACATGAAAAGACTTGAAGAGCTAATAAATAGATTGATAATAGAACACGAAGATATCGATTTAATTTATTTACCAGCCTACCCATTAACAGGCCCAATTGTTGGTTATTATCCAAACCAAAAAGTAAAAAATATACTAAAGAACTTTGCAGAAAGGCTAAATGGATCTGAAATACAACAAAACCAGACATTCATGATTGTATCAAAATGGTCCCATGAATTCGGAATTTATATAATAGCAGGCCCTATAGTTGAGAGAGCAGGACCTAGGCTTTACTTAACAACATTTATGAGTAATCCTCTAGGAGAATTGGCTGGAAAATATAGAAAGATAGCTATAACTAGAAGTGAAGAAGAAAATGGTTTAACACCAGGGAAAACTGTTGAAGTTTTCAATATAAAGAAGAAAAACGCATATGTAGGCGTTTTTACTGATGAAGATCTGGGTTATCCAGAGATTTTTAAGGCATTAAGCTTTATTGGGGCAAACGTTATCATAGGTTCAATGCTTCCTTATGAATCGAGATTCTTTAAGATGAAAAGTGAAAGCGGGACATCTATGCTAACGTTAGATTTAGAAAGCATAAATAATTTCCTATCGGTAAGAAGTAAGGAAACAGATTTACCTGTTATATTAGTTGGTGGGGCTGTAGAAGGGGTTAACAACAGCGGATATGTAGCTTTTATGCCAACCATAACTTCTGAGCCAGAAATTGGTGTTGTAAAAGAGAAGATAATATCGTATGATGATATAGATTTACCCATTATAGTAGAGGTTGATACGAGCACAAAACCTGTTCAGTATGATGAAATAAGCAAATTGATATTAAAAAATTTATGTAGAAGAAATGAACTAAATGAAAAGGAATCGGACGAAATTTAG
- a CDS encoding DNA polymerase domain-containing protein — protein sequence MGGLFLNAEYKKGELLLYFLNKNIEKVIIKDYRIAYVEPVNLNELLKILENLDFIYEINVEKWLSPPYYDKESNILKIRYLGKKEFIRKIEEKGLGISVNNYINELNLILKERGLNPGYFYDHFNKKDDEGPLYELPEIRYAYITSLNKYGKEASWYDIKYYKIKTNDNEFIINNINEIYDIIKKENIKIVMADINALNQIKENEDFILIQKPLVGIYGLIEWSRISGLTLKQASNSSIGKILTSAEILEAMRRFYLIKKVKRLEPWRSLYELERADKAGAISIPKPGIYFNVYQLDFSSLYPNIIVLNNLSAETVNNPNCLNYEIKGIGHKVCLDKEGIIPAVLRNLIKRREILRPYKNNPMYKERFDAIKWILVAGFGYLGYRNSLFGSISAYETVTSIAREIMKKSYEISIKNGYKVINFIVDSLFIIPEKPKVSIEELSEMISNEIKIKLRLEDKFIWLVFPYTQKGLGSPGKYYGLRDDGSLKIKGINAIRKNVPDIIKEAELNALEILKNAKNEKEFFELLGKAREAYNKIKEKLINNDIKDELLIINKNVNSIKKTQQVKASSYLYGLSDSISYIINYDGKPIPIDFYTGSYNKEYYLKYLERSENEMPWVFHARIP from the coding sequence ATGGGAGGTTTATTTTTAAACGCTGAATATAAAAAAGGTGAGCTTTTACTTTATTTTTTAAATAAAAATATAGAAAAAGTTATTATTAAAGATTATAGGATAGCATATGTTGAACCTGTTAATTTAAATGAGCTTTTAAAAATACTAGAAAATTTGGATTTTATATATGAGATAAATGTTGAGAAATGGCTATCACCGCCATATTATGATAAGGAAAGCAATATATTAAAAATTAGATATCTAGGCAAAAAAGAATTTATAAGGAAAATAGAGGAAAAAGGTCTTGGGATAAGTGTTAACAATTATATAAACGAATTAAATCTAATTCTAAAAGAAAGAGGGCTTAATCCTGGTTATTTTTATGATCATTTTAATAAAAAAGATGATGAGGGTCCTTTATATGAGTTGCCAGAAATAAGGTATGCATATATAACTTCATTAAACAAATATGGAAAAGAGGCCTCATGGTATGATATTAAATATTATAAAATAAAAACAAATGATAATGAGTTTATTATTAATAACATAAATGAAATTTATGATATAATAAAAAAAGAGAATATAAAAATTGTTATGGCAGATATAAATGCTTTAAATCAGATAAAAGAAAATGAAGATTTTATTTTAATTCAAAAACCTCTTGTAGGTATTTATGGCTTAATAGAATGGTCTAGGATTTCTGGTTTAACCTTAAAGCAAGCAAGCAACTCTTCTATTGGGAAGATATTAACTTCAGCTGAAATTCTTGAGGCAATGAGAAGATTTTATTTGATTAAGAAGGTTAAGAGGCTTGAACCTTGGAGGAGCTTATATGAATTGGAAAGAGCTGATAAAGCTGGTGCAATTTCTATTCCAAAACCAGGTATATATTTTAATGTTTACCAACTTGATTTTTCTAGCCTATATCCAAACATAATAGTTTTAAATAACTTATCTGCAGAAACTGTTAACAACCCTAATTGTTTAAATTATGAAATAAAGGGTATAGGACATAAGGTTTGCTTAGATAAAGAGGGTATAATTCCAGCAGTTTTAAGAAATTTAATAAAAAGGAGGGAAATTCTTAGACCATATAAAAATAATCCAATGTATAAGGAAAGGTTTGATGCAATAAAATGGATTTTGGTAGCTGGTTTTGGTTATTTGGGTTATAGGAATAGCCTATTTGGTAGTATATCTGCTTATGAAACTGTTACCTCCATAGCTAGAGAAATTATGAAGAAATCTTACGAAATTTCCATAAAAAATGGGTACAAGGTAATAAATTTTATTGTTGATAGCCTATTTATAATACCTGAAAAGCCTAAGGTAAGCATTGAAGAGCTTAGCGAAATGATAAGCAATGAAATAAAGATTAAACTAAGGTTGGAAGATAAATTCATATGGCTTGTTTTTCCATATACACAAAAAGGTTTAGGTTCTCCTGGCAAATATTATGGTTTAAGGGATGATGGATCTTTAAAAATAAAGGGAATAAATGCTATAAGAAAAAATGTGCCAGATATTATAAAAGAAGCTGAATTAAATGCATTAGAAATTTTAAAAAATGCTAAAAACGAAAAGGAATTTTTTGAATTATTAGGCAAGGCAAGAGAAGCTTATAATAAAATAAAGGAGAAATTGATTAATAATGATATAAAGGATGAGCTATTAATAATAAATAAAAATGTAAATAGTATAAAGAAAACACAACAAGTAAAGGCAAGTTCTTATCTATATGGTTTAAGCGATTCTATAAGCTATATAATAAACTATGATGGAAAGCCAATACCTATTGATTTTTATACTGGAAGTTATAATAAGGAATACTATTTAAAATACTTAGAAAGGTCTGAAAACGAGATGCCTTGGGTTTTCCATGCTCGCATACCATAA
- the gyaR gene encoding glyoxylate reductase has product MYKLFMTREIPFPATEKIKKMFDVTIWPKYTPPSKEDIINNAKGVDALVTTLEDKITCEIIEKLSPNLKIIAQYAVGFDNVDLECATKHGVYVTNTPDVLTDATADVAWALILSVSRRIVESDKFVRSGKWYTLGSAWHPTLMLGYDVYGKTIGIVGGGRIGYAVAKRAKGFDMNILYSSRSRHKEMEELGAKYVDMNTLFKESDIVSLHVPLTKETANMVNENLLRLMKKTSILINTARGKVVDLDALYKALKEGWIAGAGLDVYPSEPLDPRHPITTLDNVVLLPHIGSATHETRAKMADLVYKNLEMFFNGEIPLTLVNKDVLNIRRPEKLI; this is encoded by the coding sequence ATGTATAAGCTATTTATGACTAGAGAAATTCCTTTTCCTGCAACTGAAAAAATTAAAAAGATGTTTGATGTAACTATATGGCCTAAATATACTCCTCCTAGTAAAGAAGATATAATTAATAATGCCAAAGGAGTAGATGCTTTAGTAACAACTCTGGAAGATAAAATAACATGTGAAATAATTGAGAAGTTATCTCCAAATCTTAAAATTATAGCTCAATATGCTGTTGGATTTGATAATGTTGATTTGGAGTGCGCAACAAAACATGGTGTATATGTAACAAATACCCCAGATGTCTTAACTGATGCAACAGCAGATGTTGCATGGGCATTAATTTTATCTGTTTCTAGGAGAATTGTAGAATCTGATAAATTTGTCAGGAGCGGTAAATGGTATACGCTTGGTTCTGCATGGCATCCAACTTTAATGCTAGGTTATGATGTTTATGGTAAAACTATTGGTATTGTTGGAGGAGGTAGAATAGGTTATGCAGTTGCAAAAAGGGCTAAGGGTTTTGATATGAATATATTATATAGCAGCAGGAGCAGACATAAGGAAATGGAAGAATTAGGGGCCAAATATGTTGATATGAATACATTATTTAAGGAAAGTGATATAGTATCTCTTCATGTTCCTTTAACAAAGGAAACTGCAAATATGGTAAATGAAAACCTTCTAAGGCTTATGAAGAAGACTTCAATTTTAATAAACACTGCTAGAGGAAAGGTAGTTGATTTAGACGCGTTATATAAAGCATTAAAGGAAGGTTGGATTGCAGGAGCAGGCCTAGACGTTTATCCATCAGAACCATTAGATCCTAGACATCCAATAACTACTTTAGACAACGTTGTTTTGTTACCCCATATTGGGAGTGCAACGCATGAAACAAGGGCTAAGATGGCAGATTTGGTATATAAAAACTTAGAGATGTTTTTTAATGGAGAAATTCCGTTAACTTTAGTTAATAAAGATGTTCTAAATATTAGAAGGCCAGAAAAGTTGATATGA
- a CDS encoding helix-turn-helix transcriptional regulator — protein MKNKKILLLVALILMLISIKITYSYNYIENNIYIDNAGDFISVSLINVTSPEAIIIPTIQPSSYIAYYINNYQTMPIDYNGTDLIVLANQTGILNITYISLGVVNKQGMIWSFNISESYYTKIFLPENSIPININPTPINVYYQSNSPVILMPPGKIFIQYTLSSQQLTLHKNNYSLYIIIIAAIVLIIASLIIFRKRKIGKKKKEKIKEEGIDERDKQIINAIKKLGGIATANQIMSETGIPKTPLYRRLSKLVEMGYIEEVVYGKTKSYKLKD, from the coding sequence TTGAAAAACAAGAAAATATTGTTGCTAGTTGCATTAATACTAATGCTGATTTCTATAAAAATTACATATAGCTATAATTATATAGAAAATAACATATATATTGATAATGCCGGTGATTTTATATCAGTTAGTTTAATTAATGTAACTTCTCCGGAAGCAATTATTATACCAACAATACAACCCTCTAGCTATATAGCTTATTATATAAATAATTACCAAACCATGCCAATAGATTATAATGGAACAGATCTAATAGTTTTGGCAAATCAAACAGGTATTTTAAACATAACATATATTTCATTGGGTGTAGTAAATAAACAAGGAATGATATGGAGCTTTAATATAAGCGAAAGCTATTATACTAAGATATTTCTACCTGAAAATTCGATACCAATAAACATAAACCCCACACCAATAAATGTTTATTATCAATCAAATTCTCCAGTTATACTAATGCCTCCTGGAAAAATCTTTATACAATATACGTTATCTTCCCAGCAATTAACATTGCATAAAAATAACTACTCATTATATATAATCATTATTGCTGCTATTGTCTTAATAATAGCATCATTAATAATATTTAGAAAAAGAAAAATAGGAAAAAAGAAAAAAGAAAAAATTAAAGAAGAAGGTATTGATGAAAGGGATAAACAAATAATAAATGCAATTAAAAAGCTTGGAGGCATCGCAACAGCTAATCAAATAATGAGTGAAACAGGAATACCAAAAACCCCATTATATAGAAGACTTTCAAAACTTGTTGAGATGGGATATATTGAAGAAGTTGTTTATGGAAAAACAAAAAGCTATAAACTAAAAGATTAG
- the htpX gene encoding zinc metalloprotease HtpX encodes MIIGILGFMLVYWWIMILGSLVAGVIVALLTLSAPKIVSKEPESLSSLRYSMALSAIAIILAGIGVFIGSAELLSYAFGLPLVGSSIVIGAVIFTGFIIILQWLFSPFLINLMYKTHPPKTQEELRLQKSLENVAKKSNIKVPKLRIAEVNIPNAFSYGSPLTGNFVAVTRGIMDIMPEDEMEAVLGHEVGHLRHRDVSFILALSLIPLAVYYLGQILIWNGLLGGGNNDRNQVSGNFLLLIVGIILMAAAVLFRFLVAHFNRLREYYADANSAIVTKDPRKLQRALARLEVTYDSSRRLKREAKNNSTAQMLFIIAPFVEIQGGFFFSIDYSRKGYRIDDIDEVVEELKHKETDPREEIIATHPPTPKRIRFLDNLAKRLEYF; translated from the coding sequence ATGATAATAGGGATACTAGGGTTTATGTTGGTATATTGGTGGATAATGATTTTAGGGTCATTGGTAGCAGGAGTTATAGTTGCTTTGCTAACATTATCAGCACCAAAAATTGTTAGCAAAGAACCAGAAAGTCTATCAAGCTTAAGATATTCTATGGCATTATCAGCAATAGCAATAATTTTAGCTGGCATAGGAGTTTTTATTGGAAGTGCAGAATTATTAAGTTATGCTTTTGGACTACCTTTAGTAGGAAGTTCTATAGTTATTGGGGCAGTAATTTTTACAGGTTTCATTATAATACTGCAATGGCTTTTTTCACCATTTTTAATTAATCTAATGTATAAAACTCACCCTCCAAAAACACAAGAAGAGTTAAGATTACAAAAGAGTTTAGAAAACGTTGCTAAGAAAAGTAATATAAAAGTACCAAAATTAAGAATTGCCGAAGTTAATATACCAAATGCATTTTCTTATGGAAGTCCTTTAACAGGTAATTTTGTTGCTGTAACAAGAGGTATTATGGATATAATGCCTGAAGATGAAATGGAAGCTGTATTAGGTCATGAAGTAGGTCATTTAAGGCATAGAGATGTTTCCTTTATATTAGCTTTAAGCCTAATTCCATTAGCAGTATATTATTTAGGTCAAATACTTATATGGAATGGTTTATTAGGTGGAGGAAATAATGATAGGAATCAGGTAAGCGGTAATTTTTTGCTGCTTATTGTTGGAATAATATTAATGGCTGCTGCAGTTTTGTTTAGATTTTTGGTTGCGCACTTTAATAGACTAAGAGAATATTATGCTGATGCCAATAGCGCAATTGTTACGAAGGATCCAAGAAAGTTGCAAAGGGCCTTAGCAAGGCTTGAAGTCACATATGATTCGAGTAGAAGGCTTAAAAGGGAAGCAAAGAATAACTCAACAGCTCAAATGTTGTTTATTATAGCTCCCTTTGTAGAAATACAAGGAGGATTTTTCTTCAGCATAGATTATTCGAGGAAAGGATACAGAATAGATGATATAGATGAGGTAGTTGAAGAATTGAAACATAAAGAAACTGATCCAAGGGAAGAAATAATTGCTACGCATCCTCCAACACCAAAGAGGATAAGATTTTTGGATAACTTAGCTAAAAGGTTAGAATACTTCTAA
- the cmk gene encoding (d)CMP kinase gives MEEEKKICDKIKPIIIVSGPPGSGKSTYAKRLSQDLGLRYYTSGQAFRELAKELNKDLIELNKIAQKDPEIDLKIDKKTLEEAKKGCIVIDSHLAAWILKDLPTISIYVKADLNSRVNRILSRDKVSLENSIEEATYREYTHWARFKEYYGIDIRDLSIFDLVIDTTKLSISDAYDIILNFVKKMLKL, from the coding sequence ATGGAAGAAGAAAAGAAAATTTGTGATAAAATAAAACCAATAATTATAGTATCTGGCCCTCCTGGATCAGGAAAATCGACATATGCTAAAAGACTTTCTCAAGATCTTGGATTAAGATATTATACAAGCGGTCAAGCTTTTAGAGAACTTGCAAAAGAATTAAATAAAGATTTAATAGAATTAAATAAAATAGCTCAAAAGGATCCAGAGATAGATTTGAAAATTGATAAAAAAACTTTAGAAGAGGCAAAGAAAGGATGTATAGTTATAGATTCTCATCTAGCAGCTTGGATACTAAAGGATTTACCAACGATATCGATATATGTTAAAGCAGATCTCAATAGTAGGGTAAATAGGATATTATCAAGGGATAAAGTTAGCTTAGAAAATTCTATAGAAGAGGCAACTTATAGAGAATATACGCACTGGGCAAGATTTAAGGAATATTATGGGATTGATATAAGAGATTTATCAATATTTGATTTAGTTATCGATACAACCAAACTAAGCATTTCAGATGCATATGACATAATATTAAATTTCGTTAAGAAAATGTTAAAACTTTAA
- the albA gene encoding DNA-binding protein Alba translates to MVCEGSPEVRVGKKPVMNYVLAVLTTLMEQNVGAVVVKARGRNITKAVDTVEIVRSRFAKNVKVKNIDVGSHEITVNDPQTNQQRTRRVSSIEICLSKE, encoded by the coding sequence ATGGTATGCGAAGGTTCACCTGAGGTTAGAGTTGGTAAAAAACCTGTTATGAACTATGTGTTAGCTGTTTTGACAACACTAATGGAACAAAACGTTGGCGCAGTAGTAGTGAAAGCTAGAGGAAGAAACATTACAAAGGCTGTTGATACAGTAGAGATAGTAAGGAGCAGATTTGCTAAAAACGTAAAAGTTAAAAACATTGATGTAGGAAGCCATGAAATAACTGTCAATGACCCACAGACTAATCAACAAAGAACAAGAAGGGTTAGCAGCATAGAGATTTGTTTAAGCAAAGAGTAA
- a CDS encoding AbrB/MazE/SpoVT family DNA-binding domain-containing protein → MSFLTELEDMEENEKVVMRKVQKLGTSSMIITIPRSWARKHRISVGSLVSVYEDGDRLIISPNNEGSVLKATFSTQHNNVCKHAGRIILCSYISGLDSIILYSNRPFRNDVMEKVSEVVEKLPYTESGLLSEYEFVINFKEKPVNVVDTLLIYGRSLSSLLSKLAAHLDGAKLIKSELESNYEEMKFYSYKLLRLASKGHGQSLNEEHINRLLAAAVGLLILTNDSLYKFAIDLLNLSDFLDNEEKERIKFLLQLLEVSIVASTSSINPPSIKKEEEAYWKLKAILELENDLKDIIANTSGTFGYLLSTLINIARIINNVEETLLCYSIFSKYSD, encoded by the coding sequence GTGAGCTTTTTGACCGAATTAGAAGATATGGAGGAAAATGAAAAGGTTGTTATGAGAAAAGTTCAGAAATTGGGTACTTCCTCTATGATAATTACAATTCCTAGGTCATGGGCAAGAAAGCATAGGATTAGTGTTGGTAGTCTTGTATCAGTTTATGAGGATGGAGATAGATTAATTATTTCTCCTAATAATGAGGGTTCTGTTTTAAAGGCAACATTTTCCACTCAACATAATAATGTGTGTAAGCATGCTGGAAGAATTATTTTATGTTCATATATCTCTGGCTTGGATTCTATTATATTATATTCTAATAGGCCTTTTAGAAATGATGTTATGGAAAAGGTGAGCGAAGTAGTAGAAAAGCTTCCTTATACCGAATCTGGATTATTAAGCGAATATGAGTTTGTAATAAACTTTAAGGAGAAGCCAGTAAACGTTGTTGATACACTTTTAATATATGGTAGAAGCTTAAGCTCTTTGTTATCTAAGTTAGCTGCCCATTTAGATGGGGCTAAATTAATAAAGAGTGAATTGGAATCAAATTATGAAGAAATGAAATTTTATAGTTATAAATTGCTAAGATTAGCAAGTAAAGGCCATGGGCAAAGCCTTAATGAGGAACATATAAATAGATTATTGGCTGCAGCAGTTGGGCTTTTAATACTTACTAATGATTCATTATATAAATTTGCAATTGATTTGTTAAACCTTTCAGATTTCCTTGATAATGAAGAGAAGGAAAGGATAAAGTTTTTGTTGCAATTATTAGAGGTTTCGATTGTTGCTTCTACATCTAGCATAAATCCACCAAGTATAAAGAAGGAAGAGGAAGCTTATTGGAAATTAAAGGCCATTTTAGAACTAGAAAATGACTTGAAGGATATAATAGCAAATACTTCAGGAACTTTTGGTTATTTATTATCAACATTAATTAATATTGCAAGAATTATAAATAATGTAGAAGAAACATTATTATGTTATTCAATATTTTCAAAATATTCTGATTGA
- the glnA gene encoding type I glutamate--ammonia ligase produces the protein MDLQYIDLNGFLRSVTVPYKSYVEKVKGFVGAFDGSSVEGFQPINKSDMFLKADEKTYSVLPWNEKKARVLTEIYDFYGKRYQKDPRYIASLVTNYIKEQGFSPLVGTEIEFFLFSSVSIDIENPIRGLGYSLSSIEQPWDIDTLTLRTKKAYHHAEPNDKLAKTREDIINSFEKMGYGFEASHHEVAVSQNEVSVKAGDPLFVADEVITFKYVARNVAIQNNLIPVFMPKPLFGDNGSGLHFHLSLWDLDMKKNLFLDETSNELSQLARYFIGGILHHGRSLAALVAPTTNSYHRLVPGYEAPVYLVWGHSNRSAAIRIPATAGKKNLTRIEFRSPDPTCNPYLAISATLLAGLDGIKKKIDPGDPYELDVYEMPKEKLKGNIATLPKSLDEALEELESDNEYLQPVFSMELLNSYIEIKRNESDMIRMMPNPYEIYMYLNL, from the coding sequence GTGGACCTACAGTATATAGACTTAAATGGTTTTTTAAGATCAGTTACAGTTCCCTACAAATCATATGTTGAAAAAGTTAAAGGTTTTGTAGGGGCTTTTGATGGTAGTAGTGTAGAAGGATTTCAACCAATAAACAAGAGCGATATGTTTCTTAAAGCTGATGAAAAAACATATTCAGTTCTACCATGGAATGAAAAGAAGGCAAGAGTTTTAACAGAAATATATGATTTCTATGGTAAAAGATATCAAAAAGATCCTAGATATATAGCTAGCCTAGTTACAAATTACATAAAAGAACAAGGATTTTCACCGCTTGTTGGAACAGAAATTGAATTCTTTTTATTTAGTTCTGTTAGCATTGATATAGAAAATCCAATAAGAGGTTTGGGATATTCATTAAGCTCTATAGAACAACCTTGGGATATTGATACTCTAACGTTAAGAACAAAGAAAGCTTACCATCATGCTGAACCAAATGATAAGCTAGCTAAAACTAGGGAAGATATAATAAACTCATTTGAAAAAATGGGATATGGTTTTGAGGCATCACATCATGAGGTAGCTGTTTCTCAAAACGAGGTGAGCGTTAAAGCCGGGGATCCATTATTTGTTGCAGATGAGGTAATAACATTTAAGTATGTTGCTAGGAATGTAGCAATCCAAAACAATTTAATACCTGTATTCATGCCAAAGCCTTTGTTTGGAGATAATGGAAGTGGTCTTCATTTCCATTTAAGCCTATGGGATTTGGATATGAAGAAAAACCTATTCTTGGATGAAACATCTAATGAACTTTCTCAATTAGCAAGATATTTCATTGGAGGCATATTACATCATGGAAGAAGTCTGGCAGCACTTGTTGCCCCAACGACAAACAGCTATCATAGACTAGTCCCAGGCTATGAAGCCCCAGTATATCTTGTATGGGGACATAGCAATAGAAGTGCCGCTATAAGGATTCCTGCTACTGCAGGTAAGAAAAACTTAACAAGAATAGAGTTTAGAAGCCCAGATCCTACATGCAATCCATATTTAGCTATTTCAGCAACCTTGTTAGCAGGCCTTGATGGAATTAAAAAGAAAATTGATCCGGGAGATCCTTATGAACTTGATGTATATGAAATGCCTAAAGAAAAACTAAAAGGTAACATAGCTACACTTCCAAAAAGCTTAGATGAGGCTTTAGAAGAACTGGAAAGCGATAATGAATATTTACAGCCTGTATTTAGCATGGAACTTTTAAATAGCTATATAGAGATTAAAAGAAATGAAAGCGATATGATAAGAATGATGCCAAATCCATATGAAATATACATGTATTTGAATTTATAA
- a CDS encoding ferredoxin: protein MTLRVWEEPRDNCIADMVCVSLCGDVFEMSDVDGKANIIAKWRKDPDKINEGFVPDDMKDCVEAAVQSCPTQIIHMEPA, encoded by the coding sequence ATGACTTTAAGAGTATGGGAAGAACCTAGGGATAACTGCATAGCTGATATGGTATGTGTAAGTCTATGTGGTGATGTTTTTGAAATGTCTGATGTTGATGGCAAAGCTAATATAATTGCAAAATGGAGAAAAGATCCAGATAAAATAAATGAAGGCTTTGTACCAGATGACATGAAAGACTGTGTCGAAGCAGCAGTGCAAAGCTGCCCAACACAAATAATACATATGGAGCCAGCATAA